The following coding sequences are from one Fusarium oxysporum f. sp. lycopersici 4287 supercont2.71 genomic scaffold, whole genome shotgun sequence window:
- a CDS encoding anhydro-N-acetylmuramic acid kinase: protein MAEQAVGRQGAPLVALIDGLLLHHPTKWRVCQNIGGIANLCVIPPDSEGGVDAMVDWDCGPGNMFIDNAMRYFTNGEMEYDRDGEWSSRGTVRQDIVDKFLSTNKYCNHVPPKTTGRETFGDNEGQELLNECLAAGCDKYDTLATITRITAQNIIKQYRTFFPHFGISVDEIAEVYMCGGGARNPTIIKYLREQLPGTKIRALDETGVPSDAKEAVSFAQQAMETILGRPALVPINSDSLVPNTISGKIAPGRRWREIMSSSIRFGEGRSALPTAKEMIVERPYTAWKAMQAFD from the exons ATTGACGGccttctgcttcatcaccCGACCAAGTGGCGTGTCTGTCAGAATATTGGTGGAATTGCCAATCTTTGTGTCATCCCCCCTGATTCCGAGGGCGGGGTGGACGCAATGGTCGACTG GGACTGCGGCCCGGGCAACATGTTCATTGACAACGCCATGAGATATTTCACTAACGGCGAGATGGAATACGACAGAGACGGCGAATGGAGCTCCAGAGGCACCGTGCGCCAGGACATTGTTGATAAGTTTCTGAGTACAAACAAGTACTGCAACCACGTTCCTCCCAAGACCACAGGACGGGAGACATTTGGGGACAATGAAGGCCAAGAACTGCTTAACGAGTGTCTTGCTGCTGGGTGTGATAAGTACGACACACTAGCAACCATTACTCGGATAACGGCCCAGAATATCATCAAGCAATACCGCACATTCTTCCCTCACTTCGGCATCAGCGTGGATGAGATTGCAGAGGTTTATATGTGCGGCGGTGGTGCCCGAAACCCGACCATTATCAAATATCTCAGGGAGCAACTTCCGGGTACAAAGATTCGGGCGCTAGATGAGACCGGAGTCCCATCGGATGCCAAGGAGGCAGTTTCCTTTGCCCAACAAGCCATGGAGACTATCTTGGGGCGACCAGCCCTGGTTCCTATCAATAGTGACAGCCTAGTGCCTAACACTATCTCAGGCAAGATTGCTCCTGGCAGGAGATGGCGCGAGATTATGAGCTCCAGTATCAGATTTGGGGAGGGTCGCTCGGCCTTGCCCACAGCCAAGGAAATGATCGTGGAACGGCCTTACACTGCATGGAAAGCTATGCAAGCTTTTGACTGA